A genome region from Sebastes umbrosus isolate fSebUmb1 chromosome 22, fSebUmb1.pri, whole genome shotgun sequence includes the following:
- the LOC119481849 gene encoding protein phosphatase methylesterase 1-like, which produces MSTSEVGGKLDYSPVSWREYFDQLEDVSVGPADSRDVFRIYKAGNDGPLLVLLHGGGHSALSWAVFTTAIASRVTCRVLAMDLRGHGDTLVRQSDDFSTQTMSSDIANVIGACYGQSPPPIVLIGHGVGGAIAVHTIGNMLLPSIVGLVAIDVVEGSATEALHSIQNFLKGRPKSFKSIDHAIEWSVKSGQIRNLESARVSMVGQIKRCEVEEADTLEQAGPMTDVVVERNEEFYDQSYVNDKENAASEVSLSEGQSVYVWRVDLSKSEKYWDGWFRGTSNLFLACNLPKLLLLAGIHRLDRDLTIGQMQGKFMMQVLPPCGHAVQEDKPDRVADAVASFLLRHKFAEARRETSSSNSFTE; this is translated from the exons ATGTCGACCAGTGAGGTTGGCGGTAAGCTGGACTACTCGCCGGTGTCCTGGCGGGAGTATTTTGACCAGCTCGAGGATGTGAGCGTTGGGCCGGCCGACAGCAGGGACGTCTTCAGGATTTATAAAGCAGGAAACGATGGACCGCTGCTGGTCCTGCTGCACGGGGGAGGACACTCGGCCCTGTCCTGGGCCGTTTTCACC ACAGCCATCGCAAGCAGAGTGACCTGCAGGGTACTAGCCATGGACCTCAGGGGTCACG GTGACACCCTGGTCCGCCAATCAGACGACTTCTCAACTCAAACCATGTCCAG CGATATCGCCAATGTGATCGGAGCCTGCTACGGTCAGTCTCCTCCCCCTATCGTCCTGATTGGCCATGGCGTTGGCGGGGCGATCGCTGTGCATACAATCGGCAACATGCTGCTACCGTCCATCGTGGGCTTGGTCGCTATAGACGTCGTGGAAG GCAGTGCAACCGAGGCCCTCCACAGCATACAGAACTTCCTGAAGGGAAGACCCAAGTCCTTCAAGTCCATAGACCACGCTATAGAGTGGAG CGTCAAGAGCGGGCAAATCAGGAACCTGGAGTCTGCCAGGGTCTCAATGGTTGGTCAGATTAAACG ATGCGAGGTGGAGGAGGCCGACACTCTGGAGCAGGCCGGCCCGATGACCGACGTGGTCGTTGAGCGTAACGAAGAGTTCTACGATCAGAGCTACGTCAACGACAAAGAAAACGCCGCCTCCGAGGTGAGCCTCAGCGAAGGACAG AGTGTGTACGTGTGGCGTGTAGACCTCTCCAAGTCAGAAAAGTACTGGGACGGCTGGTTTAGAGGAACCTCCAACCTCTTCCTGGCCTGCAACCTCCCCAAACTGCTGCTGTTGGCCG GAATCCACCGGCTGGATAGAGATCTGACTATCGGCCAAATGCAAG GTAAATTCATGATGCAGGTGCTGCCTCCCTGTGGACACGCAGTGCAAGAAGACAAACCAGACAGA GTGGCTGACGCTGTGGCCTCCTTCCTGTTGAGACACAAGTTCGCTGAAGCCAGAAGAGAAACCAGCAG CTCCAACTCGTTCACTGAATGA